AATCATGTGGTTAGCCTTGAGCCATCTCCTGCCCCATGGAGTAAGACACCACAACAAGAATATTACGCAAGGTAATCCGATAGCGGATAAAACAATTATCGCTTCCATCACTTCTTCTCTTTTTTATTTGTTAACAATAAACCTGACAATAACGTAAAACCGGCTACTAACATTCCGATTCCGTACACCAATAGCTTGTTATTGCCCATATCTTTGAACAAAGAGGCAATCACAATGCCCGTCAACACATACTTGGATACATCAATCAAGTATCCTCCCAATTTTTCTTTCCACATTGCAAATATACTTTATTCTTTTCAAATAATAACGCATATTTGCCCAAATGTTTAAGATACAGAAACATGGAAATAAAAATGCCAGTCATTTGTCTTTCTCCAGCTCCTGCGGGATGCGGAAGGCTGTATAAAGCTCCAATACGGCAGCTATGGTGAGGCAGAGCACCCATTCGTTGCGGTTCCATATCAGCATCATGACCCCGGCAAGAATCAATAGTGCCGCGCCTATCATTTGCTGGCGACGAAGGCGGCGGATGATAAGGTTTGCCCCTTCATAGCGGTCTGCCAGCTGGGTATAGGCAAAGAGTATTGCCCCTGCCAAGTAGAGGTAAGGCGCCCATACGGCACGAGTGATTTGGATAACGGCTCCCGCCAATAACAATACGGCACCTATAGCCGCTATTACCGGATAATGTTTATTCTTCATTTTTCTTGTCCAAGTCTTCTTCGAAGATGTAAATGTCTTCGTTCGGTTTCTTCATCAGGTATTTCTCACGCGCCACCTTCTCCAACATTTCGGGGTTGGACAAAAGTTCTTTCAACTCCCGGCTATCCTCGTCGTACTGGTCGCGGTAATGCTTGATTTCACGCTTCAGCTCGAAGATTTCACGCTTGTGCCTGACCCGTTGTATCAGGTTATTCTCTTCGTCCAACACGCCGATAATCAAGAGAAACGCCAAAATGGTTATCAGGTATTTGTGGCGGCGGATGTAATTCCACACGGCTTTAAGTTTACTCATAATCGGATGGTTTTATGCTAAGATGACGGGGCAAAGATAGAAAGATTTCACGGCAAACCGGCAAGGAAAACCGATATTTTTATGTACTTTTGTGCGGATGAATCACTAATCATATAAACAAGGATTATCGGAAGTATGGAGAATTACATCGTATCGGCACGCAAATACCGCCCTTCCACCTTCGACACGGTCGTGGGACAAAGGGCACTGACCACTACCTTGAAGAACGCCATAGCCAACCACAAGCTGGCTCACGCTTATTTGTTCTGCGGTCCACGAGGGGTAGGAAAAACCACTTGTGCGCGTATTTTTGCCAAAACCATCAATTGCCTTCATCCTACTTCCGAGGGCGAAGCATGCAATGCATGCGAATCGTGTGTCGCTTTCAACGAGCAGCGTTCTTATAACATCCATGAACTGGATGCGGCATCGAACAACTCGGTGGAAGACATCCGCTCGCTTATCGAGCAGGTACGCATCCCGCCTCAGGTGGGCAAGTACAAGGTGTACATCATCGACGAGGTGCACATGCTTTCGCAAGCAGCATTCAACGCTTTCCTCAAAACGCTGGAAGAGCCTCCCCGGCATGCCATTTTCATCCTTGCTACGACCGAGAAGCACAAGATACTCCCCACCATCCTGAGCCGCTGCCAGATATACGATTTCAACCGCATCAGCGTGAACGACATGGTGGAGCATCTGGAAAGCGTAGCCTCGAAAGAGCACATAGACGCGGAACCCGAGGCACTAACGGTTATTGCCCAAAAAGCGGACGGAGGAATGCGCGACGCATTGTCTATCTTCGACCAGGTGGCAAGCTTCACCAACGGACACATCACTTACCGGAGCGTCATCGAAAACCTGAATGTGCTGGATTACGAATATTATTTCAAACTGACGGATTTCATTCTGGAAAACAAAGTGCCCGAATGCCTTCTTACATTCAACGATGTATTGCAGAAAGGATTCGACGGCAACCATTTCATCACAGGGTTAGCTTCGCATTTCCGCGACCTGCTGGTAAGCCATGACCCGTCTACCCTCCCTTTGCTGGAAGCTGGCGCTTCTATCCGTGAAAGGTATCTGGCACAAGCACAAAAATGCACCGCTCCGTTTCTGTTCAAGGCAATGAAGCTCTGCAACGATTGTGACCTGAACTACCGGGTGAGCAAAAACAAACGTCTGCTAATAGAACTGACCCTAATCCAACTGGCACAACTTACCGAGCCCGATGCAGAAAGTGAGGGGCGTAGCCCTACACAGACTCTCAAACCCTTATTCAACCAAGCCCGACCCGTCCAGGTCTCCCAGCCTGCGGCACAAACGTCTGTAGCTTCCGAGCCTCAACCGGCTTACCAACCGCCCCAAGCCGCTCCGGCTCCTCCGGTACACCCGAATCCGATGCAAAAGATAGACACAGGCAAAAAGATTCCTGTAATGAAAGCAGGAAGCATGAATATCTCTATCAAGCGCCCGCATGCCGCACAAACGAATACGAACGCAACACAGACGAATGTAAAGGCTCCAGCAACCGATGAACAGGCATACGAAGACTACATCATCAATGAAAAGGACTTGAACGTGTACTGGAACGAATTTGCCGCAAACCTTCCGAAGGAAGAAGCGGCAAACGCAGCACGCATGCGCAACATCCGTCCGCACCTGCTGGAAGACGGGGTGACTTTCGAGGCTGTTGTAGACAACGATATGGTGCAAAAAGACATGCAGAATTTGCGCACAAGCATCGAGACCCACCTGCGCGGACGGCTTCATAACCGTAAAATCACAATGAAGGTACGCGTAAGCGAACAAGGCGAACACGTGCGTGCCTATAGTCATCTGGAACGCTTCCAAATGATGAGCAAGAAAAACCCCGACCTCCTGAAACTGAAAGAGGAACTGGGGCTGGAACTTGCCTGACAGGTAATGATTATACTTTAGTAAGTCAGTCGTATCACAGATGTTCGTTTGAGGAGGCTTTGGACAATGTGTCTAAATATCGTGATTTCTCATCCGGTATTCCGCCAGTTCTTCGTACTTTGTGCCGGGGCGCCCATAATTGCAATACGGGTAGATGGAGATGCCTCCACGGGGTGTGAAGATGCCCGTTACCTCGATGTACTTCGGATCCATCAGGCGGATAAGGTCTTTCATGATGATGTTTACACAATCCTCATGGAAGTCTCCGTGATTGCGGAAGCTGAAGAGGTATAGTTTCAAGCTTTTACTTTCCACCATTTTCATATCGGGCAGATAGCTGATGCGTATTTCCGCAAAGTCGGGCTGCCCTGTAATGGGGCATAGACTGGTAAACTCCGGACAATTAAACCGTACCCAATAGTCGTTTTCGGGATGCTTGTTAGTAAACGCCTCCAACACTTCGGGGGCATAATCTTGCTTGTAAGCGGTGGTCTTTCCCAAGATAGTCAATTCGTCTTTTCTTTCCATGATTTTTTAATTTGCTAATGAGCTAATAAATAATGTGCTAATAAATAATGTGCTAATAAACAATGTGCTAATAAACAATGTGACAATAAACAATGAAATAATACGCTAATTCATTATTACATTAGCACATTAGCACATAAGCACATTGGCACATTATTTATTATCACATTGTTTATTTTCCAAGTACTTTTCCAACCCTTCCCGGCGGAGTTTGCAGGCGGGACAATGTCCGCATCCGTCTCCAGGGATTCCATTATAACATGTCAGGGTATCATTGCGTACGATGTCGAACGCACCTAATTCGTCTGCCAAAGCCCAGGTCTCTGCCTTGTCTATCCACATCAGTGGGGTATGGATGACGAACTGCTCGTCCATGGCAAGGTTGAGCGTGACATTGAGCGATTTGATAAATGAGTCGCGGCAATCGGGATAACCGCTGAAGTCGGTTTGCGATACACCTGTCACCAGGTGGCTGATGCCCCGTTCGCGTGCATATACGGCGGCAATACTCAAGAAAAACAGGTTGCGCCCCGGTACGAAAGTGTTCGGGTAGTTGCCTTCGGGCT
The Phocaeicola salanitronis DSM 18170 genome window above contains:
- a CDS encoding DUF6722 family protein yields the protein MWKEKLGGYLIDVSKYVLTGIVIASLFKDMGNNKLLVYGIGMLVAGFTLLSGLLLTNKKEKK
- a CDS encoding FtsB family cell division protein, translated to MSKLKAVWNYIRRHKYLITILAFLLIIGVLDEENNLIQRVRHKREIFELKREIKHYRDQYDEDSRELKELLSNPEMLEKVAREKYLMKKPNEDIYIFEEDLDKKNEE
- a CDS encoding DNA polymerase III subunit gamma/tau, which gives rise to MENYIVSARKYRPSTFDTVVGQRALTTTLKNAIANHKLAHAYLFCGPRGVGKTTCARIFAKTINCLHPTSEGEACNACESCVAFNEQRSYNIHELDAASNNSVEDIRSLIEQVRIPPQVGKYKVYIIDEVHMLSQAAFNAFLKTLEEPPRHAIFILATTEKHKILPTILSRCQIYDFNRISVNDMVEHLESVASKEHIDAEPEALTVIAQKADGGMRDALSIFDQVASFTNGHITYRSVIENLNVLDYEYYFKLTDFILENKVPECLLTFNDVLQKGFDGNHFITGLASHFRDLLVSHDPSTLPLLEAGASIRERYLAQAQKCTAPFLFKAMKLCNDCDLNYRVSKNKRLLIELTLIQLAQLTEPDAESEGRSPTQTLKPLFNQARPVQVSQPAAQTSVASEPQPAYQPPQAAPAPPVHPNPMQKIDTGKKIPVMKAGSMNISIKRPHAAQTNTNATQTNVKAPATDEQAYEDYIINEKDLNVYWNEFAANLPKEEAANAARMRNIRPHLLEDGVTFEAVVDNDMVQKDMQNLRTSIETHLRGRLHNRKITMKVRVSEQGEHVRAYSHLERFQMMSKKNPDLLKLKEELGLELA
- the queF gene encoding preQ(1) synthase, with protein sequence MERKDELTILGKTTAYKQDYAPEVLEAFTNKHPENDYWVRFNCPEFTSLCPITGQPDFAEIRISYLPDMKMVESKSLKLYLFSFRNHGDFHEDCVNIIMKDLIRLMDPKYIEVTGIFTPRGGISIYPYCNYGRPGTKYEELAEYRMRNHDI
- the queC gene encoding 7-cyano-7-deazaguanine synthase QueC; this translates as MDKNKALVVFSGGQDSTTCLFWAKKHFKEVYALTFLYGQKHVKEVDLAREIARKAEVHFDVMDVSFIGHLGKNSLTDLSIPMDEEKPEGNYPNTFVPGRNLFFLSIAAVYARERGISHLVTGVSQTDFSGYPDCRDSFIKSLNVTLNLAMDEQFVIHTPLMWIDKAETWALADELGAFDIVRNDTLTCYNGIPGDGCGHCPACKLRREGLEKYLENKQCDNK